The following are from one region of the Roseobacter fucihabitans genome:
- a CDS encoding phage tail protein, with translation MADDGSAQTQAIWPLPKFHFQVKWDDTELAFQEVSGLDIETQPLEYRAGNNPVFSTTKMPGMLKTGNITMKKGVFAKDNAIWDWFAEIKMNTIKRKALTISLLDEAQNPTMVWKVQNAFPVKVTGTDLKAEGNEVAVESIEIAHDGFVIENA, from the coding sequence ATGGCAGATGATGGCTCCGCCCAAACGCAGGCAATCTGGCCGCTCCCCAAGTTCCATTTTCAGGTGAAATGGGACGACACGGAACTGGCCTTTCAGGAGGTGTCGGGGCTCGACATCGAAACCCAACCGTTGGAATATCGCGCTGGCAACAACCCGGTGTTTTCCACGACCAAGATGCCCGGCATGTTGAAAACCGGCAATATCACGATGAAAAAGGGTGTGTTTGCTAAGGATAACGCGATCTGGGATTGGTTTGCAGAGATCAAGATGAACACGATCAAGCGCAAAGCCCTGACGATTTCGCTGCTGGATGAGGCGCAGAACCCGACGATGGTCTGGAAGGTTCAGAACGCCTTTCCGGTCAAGGTGACGGGCACGGATCTCAAGGCCGAAGGCAATGAGGTCGCGGTAGAGAGCATCGAGATCGCGCATGATGGTTTCGTGATCGAAAACGCCTAA
- a CDS encoding phage tail protein codes for MNLTDPPVAFHFMVSFVGIVPPVPDMAFQEVSGLERSIELESVTEGGENRFIHQLPKPVKQSNLVLKRAMTTMASGLVQWCKSTLEGDFSQAIVPKDMVVSLLSESRAPVATWSIGNAYPIKWSVGGFDAMKNELAIETIEFSYTTLKRMM; via the coding sequence ATGAACTTGACGGACCCTCCTGTTGCGTTTCATTTCATGGTATCCTTTGTGGGCATTGTCCCACCGGTGCCCGATATGGCGTTTCAGGAGGTCTCCGGTCTCGAAAGGTCGATTGAGTTGGAATCTGTGACGGAAGGCGGTGAAAACCGCTTTATTCACCAACTGCCCAAACCGGTGAAACAATCCAACCTCGTGCTGAAACGGGCCATGACCACAATGGCGAGCGGGTTGGTGCAATGGTGTAAATCCACGCTGGAGGGGGATTTTTCGCAGGCCATCGTGCCCAAGGATATGGTGGTTTCGCTGCTCAGTGAAAGCCGTGCTCCGGTGGCGACCTGGTCGATCGGCAATGCCTATCCGATCAAATGGTCGGTGGGGGGGTTCGATGCGATGAAAAATGAACTGGCGATTGAGACAATCGAGTTTTCCTACACGACGCTCAAGAGGATGATGTGA
- a CDS encoding peptidoglycan-binding protein: protein MAKLKIIRCKVNNDQIEAQSGDDNIFEATINPEKYTHKMGLKYSGTSQAGAGAIGKSAAITKFASTEPEKLDFSITLDGTGVVASTRDTTVADQITKLRDIAYDYDGDTHEPNPVKVVWGEGLDAFFGRLTSLSVEYTLFHPDGAALRAKITLAFVEAITEAQEAREAGRNSPDMTHMVRVRQGDTLPLLCQQIYSDASRYLEVARLNNLDGFRTLVPNTLLRFPPVR, encoded by the coding sequence GTGGCCAAGCTCAAGATCATCCGCTGCAAGGTCAACAATGATCAGATCGAGGCGCAATCCGGCGATGACAACATCTTTGAGGCCACGATAAACCCGGAAAAATACACCCATAAGATGGGCCTGAAATATTCCGGCACGTCACAAGCGGGCGCAGGGGCCATCGGAAAATCCGCGGCCATCACCAAATTCGCCAGCACGGAACCGGAAAAGCTGGACTTTTCGATCACGCTGGATGGCACCGGCGTTGTGGCGTCCACGCGCGACACGACGGTGGCCGATCAGATCACGAAGCTGCGCGATATCGCCTATGATTACGACGGCGATACGCATGAACCCAACCCGGTGAAGGTTGTTTGGGGCGAGGGGCTGGATGCGTTTTTTGGTCGCCTGACGAGCCTGTCGGTGGAATATACGCTGTTTCATCCGGATGGTGCGGCGTTGCGGGCCAAGATCACGCTCGCTTTTGTCGAGGCCATCACCGAGGCGCAGGAGGCGCGTGAGGCCGGGCGCAATTCCCCCGATATGACCCATATGGTGCGTGTGCGGCAAGGCGATACGCTGCCTTTGTTGTGCCAGCAGATCTACAGCGATGCGTCGCGCTATCTGGAGGTGGCGCGGCTCAACAATCTGGATGGGTTTCGCACGTTGGTTCCCAACACGCTTTTGCGTTTCCCGCCTGTGAGGTGA
- the vgrG gene encoding type VI secretion system tip protein VgrG codes for MADSPTFDTDGPVGVSIKINGSAISDVLLVASVKVYKQLGRIPEAVVTIETGSIPANEFDVVDGAEFDLGAKIEVSAFYGDEAEGLLFKGIIYGKRLRIRAADPPQMILTCRDKAAVMNVVSKTTPFADQKDSDVMSNIIKQSGLTADIKATQIAARDQLQHNCTDWDFLRMLADRNGYILLSDDEKIKAAPPDVNGAAVLSLTLGVDIITFDAEADTRALIGEASGRSWDEAGQDIVEEDAKAPKDLKWGNLKNDALSDVIGGAKRGFAIPDVMDAADMGVIASARRLRSSLSALQGRCSFQGNAKPLPDTMIEIAGVGERFGGTAYISGVEQQIERGEWTTEVMLGLPADWRSDVSDLGGADAAGLTTPIRGLQIATVVTLMQDPDDRLRVQVKLPMLGIEETLVWARFAAPYATADAGIQFMPEIGDEVVVAFLNADPNAPVILGSLHNGTAAQPYTPDEPNTFKGIVSKSRMKIEFEDEKKILTLETPGGHKVVMDDDTNTVTITDSNGNEMEMAAAGIALDSPGDITLTAKGKIALEAVQDVTVEGLNVELSANAQITASGNASAELSSSGQTVVKGSIVMIN; via the coding sequence ATGGCCGATAGTCCGACATTTGACACTGATGGCCCCGTGGGGGTGAGCATCAAGATCAATGGCAGCGCCATAAGTGACGTGCTTTTGGTGGCCTCCGTCAAGGTCTACAAGCAGCTCGGGCGGATTCCCGAAGCCGTTGTCACCATCGAGACCGGGTCGATCCCGGCCAATGAATTCGACGTGGTTGACGGGGCCGAGTTCGATCTGGGTGCGAAAATCGAGGTCTCCGCTTTTTATGGTGATGAGGCAGAAGGGTTGCTGTTCAAAGGTATCATCTATGGCAAACGCCTGCGCATTCGCGCCGCTGATCCGCCGCAGATGATCCTGACGTGCCGTGACAAGGCGGCGGTGATGAATGTTGTTTCAAAAACGACCCCTTTCGCCGATCAGAAAGACAGTGACGTGATGAGTAACATCATTAAACAAAGCGGCCTGACGGCGGATATCAAGGCCACGCAAATCGCGGCGCGGGACCAGTTGCAACACAATTGCACCGATTGGGATTTCCTGCGGATGCTGGCGGATCGCAACGGTTACATTCTGCTTAGCGACGATGAAAAGATCAAGGCCGCACCGCCCGATGTCAACGGGGCGGCGGTCCTGAGCCTGACTTTGGGGGTGGATATTATCACCTTTGACGCGGAGGCAGATACACGGGCATTGATCGGTGAGGCGTCCGGGCGTTCCTGGGACGAGGCGGGTCAGGATATTGTGGAGGAAGACGCAAAGGCACCCAAGGACCTCAAGTGGGGCAACCTCAAAAACGATGCACTGTCGGATGTGATCGGCGGGGCCAAGCGTGGTTTTGCCATCCCCGATGTGATGGATGCGGCAGATATGGGCGTCATCGCCTCCGCACGCAGGCTGCGCTCGTCCCTCTCGGCGCTTCAGGGCCGTTGTTCCTTTCAGGGCAACGCCAAGCCGCTGCCCGACACCATGATCGAAATCGCCGGGGTCGGTGAACGTTTTGGCGGCACCGCCTATATTTCCGGCGTGGAACAGCAGATCGAGAGAGGCGAGTGGACCACCGAGGTGATGTTGGGTCTGCCGGCGGATTGGCGTTCCGATGTCTCTGATCTGGGTGGGGCGGATGCAGCGGGGCTGACCACCCCGATCAGAGGGTTGCAGATTGCAACAGTCGTCACCCTCATGCAGGATCCGGATGACCGACTACGTGTGCAGGTCAAGCTTCCCATGCTTGGGATCGAAGAAACGCTCGTTTGGGCCCGGTTTGCCGCGCCCTATGCGACGGCGGACGCTGGGATACAATTCATGCCCGAAATTGGCGATGAGGTGGTTGTGGCGTTTTTGAACGCCGACCCCAATGCCCCCGTGATCCTTGGATCTTTGCACAATGGCACCGCCGCGCAACCCTATACGCCGGATGAACCCAATACGTTCAAGGGTATTGTAAGCAAGTCGCGGATGAAGATTGAGTTCGAGGATGAGAAGAAAATCCTGACGCTGGAAACCCCCGGCGGGCATAAGGTGGTGATGGATGATGACACGAACACCGTCACAATCACCGACAGCAACGGCAATGAGATGGAAATGGCCGCCGCCGGGATTGCTTTGGATAGCCCCGGCGATATCACGCTGACGGCCAAAGGAAAGATTGCGCTTGAAGCAGTACAGGATGTGACGGTCGAGGGCTTGAATGTCGAGCTGAGCGCAAACGCCCAGATCACCGCTTCCGGGAACGCGAGCGCAGAGCTTTCATCAAGTGGTCAGACGGTCGTCAAAGGCTCCATCGTGATGATCAATTAG
- a CDS encoding PAAR domain-containing protein codes for MPPAARLTDMQTCPMVTGIVPHVGGPIVGPGEATVLIVSLPAAVVGDNCVCVGPPATIVKGSATVLIGGKPAARMGDTTSHGGAIILGAPTVLIGG; via the coding sequence ATGCCGCCCGCCGCCAGACTGACCGATATGCAAACCTGCCCGATGGTGACGGGGATCGTGCCGCATGTGGGCGGGCCGATTGTGGGTCCGGGCGAGGCGACGGTTCTGATCGTCAGCCTGCCCGCCGCCGTTGTCGGGGATAATTGTGTCTGTGTGGGACCGCCCGCGACCATCGTCAAAGGCTCCGCCACCGTGTTGATCGGGGGCAAACCGGCGGCGCGGATGGGGGATACAACCTCGCATGGCGGGGCGATTATTCTGGGCGCGCCGACCGTGCTCATCGGGGGTTGA
- a CDS encoding GPW/gp25 family protein: MAQNDPSFLGRGWSFPPRFDGYTGQAHLSHGEEDIVESLRILMETRPGERVMHPTYGCRLHDLVFAPMNGETKAAIRVAITQAILFFEPRITLKSVEVVTRDWTGGILRIALSYTVNQTNTRHNMVFPYYINEGTLVSDLPVAAT; encoded by the coding sequence ATGGCACAGAACGATCCCTCTTTTCTGGGGCGCGGGTGGTCTTTTCCCCCGCGTTTTGATGGCTATACCGGGCAAGCCCATCTGTCCCACGGAGAAGAGGACATTGTTGAAAGCCTGCGGATCCTGATGGAAACCCGACCCGGCGAGCGGGTGATGCATCCGACCTATGGGTGCCGCCTGCACGACCTGGTTTTTGCGCCAATGAACGGGGAAACCAAAGCGGCCATTCGCGTGGCGATCACCCAGGCGATCCTGTTTTTCGAACCCCGGATCACCTTGAAATCGGTGGAGGTTGTGACCCGTGACTGGACAGGTGGCATCTTGCGGATCGCGTTGAGCTACACGGTCAATCAGACCAACACGCGCCATAACATGGTTTTCCCCTATTACATCAACGAGGGCACGCTGGTCTCTGATTTGCCTGTTGCCGCTACATGA
- a CDS encoding contractile injection system tape measure protein: MTRATAQMTKVPAQAHAITRMTIDFDVVSQNGDLATPEAVLMRSREHLLPVLEQVLNDASVAGGVARIDLLEIDLGDWPDAPDWRDLRRVFAEKLTSALHPFLTWPKSAQVSAGDETPHAHFASPPAGQEAETTASLAKRRASEEQDGGSRPGFFEALSAFLSRIERLRYREVDPVRRGGMARLLRAMDVSRHADGSKNNAGSLLQERIEALDATAQEILDALIQLPQVPFDAPPSHWRAHREAAPVVAPEATPNLYGHERVENRAVTARGHPADPTTSEAVETTVPQNASDHTLDYPSDRPAEQRREIAVAEGSPVPVAAQNVGATLVDHLETATLRSVEIETALALLLEKNGLSLRAARDRAQAIAPHIAIRTGATQRRARPPAPSRLSNPDEIADRSNKPLPPVEIARAQGSGKSPEDLLKQGPAARSEALQGWLELLRAAGHAPRDARGLLDFIYGEDVALRSAQEVRTDASFGAAVPVPDEASKPAAVQDRADHLAKRPTAPLPNKPPAQAPVTGTRPDAGASPIPAARHTDAVTPRGDRRPESQAERISRGVGDIADTGGPSDVISVASTVLMLAELVDTQSGRHWRAMLDVIWSALPDRLGQAFDKEYINTFGMTHDVSGKPGTATLEGRQNRSDTGNEPHRITRPLGHQPGAASAPDGQASKSKEPPPGGNTGEPREQPIDDADERAAPDRSTNAGGAGGDLDAAPHPDQALSAPHQTRTPSDPTQPGASDDTITPALQNHDRDYLRAVMALVTAQRGSSEQFTSFLEDEMRQLFPDMQQRRSALRQIAARLSYSDGATAPGLRHQALAAVEALLSEPVKAAENSTRQEGGEASAIAPQGDEAYLSQRGGLVLFFPFVTLLFERLDLLDKNRQLPKQNIPAAQRALQLLADSAAPQDQPPDPVEKLLLGLAQNWTPAPVPAQNTADVELIDSLLVSVIERWGALGQTSPDGLRDAFIRRDAILRRQENGWLLHVESGPFDMLLDRLPWSFGTVALPWMPEPCTVHWRNTDA, translated from the coding sequence GTGACGCGCGCCACTGCTCAGATGACCAAGGTGCCGGCACAGGCCCATGCCATCACACGCATGACTATTGATTTTGATGTGGTATCGCAAAACGGGGATCTTGCGACGCCCGAAGCCGTTTTGATGCGATCACGGGAACATTTATTGCCTGTTCTGGAGCAGGTGCTGAACGATGCTTCTGTTGCGGGCGGCGTTGCGCGGATTGATCTGTTGGAAATTGATCTGGGCGACTGGCCGGATGCGCCTGACTGGCGGGATCTGCGCCGGGTGTTTGCGGAAAAGCTGACCAGTGCGCTGCACCCGTTTTTGACATGGCCAAAGAGCGCTCAGGTCTCAGCAGGTGATGAAACGCCCCACGCGCATTTTGCATCGCCGCCAGCCGGACAAGAAGCAGAGACCACCGCATCGCTGGCCAAGCGGCGCGCATCAGAGGAGCAGGACGGGGGATCGCGGCCGGGGTTTTTTGAGGCTTTATCGGCCTTTTTGTCGCGGATAGAGCGATTGCGATACCGCGAGGTCGATCCCGTGCGGCGCGGTGGCATGGCGCGGCTCCTTCGGGCGATGGACGTATCACGTCACGCTGATGGTTCAAAAAACAACGCTGGCAGTCTTCTGCAAGAACGGATTGAGGCGCTGGACGCTACTGCACAGGAAATACTCGACGCGTTGATCCAATTGCCGCAGGTGCCGTTCGACGCGCCCCCATCGCATTGGCGCGCCCATCGCGAAGCTGCACCCGTCGTGGCCCCGGAGGCGACCCCAAATCTGTACGGGCATGAACGCGTAGAAAACCGCGCTGTAACGGCGCGGGGCCACCCGGCGGATCCGACAACCTCTGAGGCTGTGGAAACGACGGTCCCCCAAAACGCGTCGGATCACACCCTCGATTATCCCAGCGATCGCCCAGCCGAGCAGCGTCGCGAGATTGCTGTCGCAGAGGGTTCCCCGGTTCCAGTTGCCGCGCAAAATGTCGGCGCGACGCTGGTGGACCACCTTGAGACGGCAACGTTGCGCAGTGTCGAGATCGAGACGGCCCTCGCCTTGCTGCTGGAAAAAAATGGTCTGTCACTTCGGGCCGCTCGGGATCGCGCCCAGGCCATTGCGCCTCATATCGCGATCCGAACGGGTGCGACGCAGCGCAGAGCACGCCCACCAGCGCCGTCCCGCCTGAGCAACCCCGATGAAATCGCAGACCGGAGCAACAAGCCTTTGCCCCCCGTGGAAATCGCGCGCGCGCAGGGGTCAGGAAAAAGCCCGGAAGATCTTTTAAAGCAAGGGCCTGCGGCGCGCAGCGAGGCCCTGCAGGGGTGGTTGGAATTGCTGAGAGCGGCGGGACATGCGCCTCGAGATGCCCGGGGTCTGTTGGATTTTATCTATGGTGAAGATGTGGCGCTGCGATCAGCGCAGGAGGTTCGCACGGATGCATCTTTTGGCGCGGCAGTACCCGTCCCGGATGAGGCGTCCAAACCGGCAGCGGTGCAAGATCGCGCCGATCATTTGGCGAAAAGACCGACCGCGCCCCTTCCGAATAAGCCCCCAGCACAAGCACCCGTTACCGGCACGCGCCCTGATGCGGGCGCATCGCCAATCCCGGCCGCACGTCATACAGATGCTGTTACACCACGAGGAGATCGAAGGCCCGAGTCGCAGGCTGAACGCATTTCGCGTGGTGTCGGGGATATCGCTGATACGGGAGGACCATCGGATGTTATCTCCGTGGCATCGACCGTTCTCATGCTTGCAGAGCTTGTCGATACGCAGAGCGGTCGACATTGGCGGGCTATGCTTGATGTCATCTGGTCTGCTTTGCCAGATCGGTTAGGACAAGCCTTTGATAAAGAATATATAAATACGTTTGGGATGACGCATGATGTGTCTGGAAAACCCGGCACTGCGACGCTGGAGGGGCGACAGAACAGGTCTGATACGGGCAATGAGCCGCATCGCATCACGCGGCCCCTGGGGCACCAACCGGGCGCCGCATCGGCCCCAGATGGGCAGGCGTCGAAATCGAAAGAACCTCCGCCTGGAGGCAATACCGGGGAACCACGGGAACAACCGATTGATGATGCGGATGAGCGCGCGGCACCGGACAGATCAACCAACGCGGGGGGGGCAGGAGGAGACCTTGACGCGGCCCCTCATCCTGATCAGGCATTATCAGCGCCGCATCAAACCCGAACCCCGTCCGATCCAACGCAGCCCGGTGCGTCTGATGATACCATCACACCCGCCCTGCAAAACCACGACCGCGACTACCTGCGGGCGGTGATGGCGCTGGTGACGGCGCAGCGGGGTTCATCTGAGCAGTTTACGTCCTTTTTGGAAGACGAAATGCGCCAGTTGTTCCCGGACATGCAGCAGCGCCGTAGCGCCCTGCGTCAGATCGCCGCCCGCCTCAGCTATAGCGATGGTGCCACGGCCCCAGGTTTGAGGCATCAGGCACTGGCAGCGGTCGAAGCATTACTATCCGAGCCCGTGAAAGCCGCGGAAAACAGCACACGGCAGGAAGGTGGTGAGGCCAGTGCAATCGCGCCTCAAGGCGATGAGGCCTATCTATCTCAGCGGGGCGGATTGGTCCTTTTCTTCCCCTTCGTAACGCTCTTGTTCGAGCGGTTGGACCTGTTGGACAAAAACCGCCAATTGCCAAAGCAAAACATCCCCGCCGCGCAACGCGCGCTGCAACTTCTGGCCGACAGCGCCGCGCCACAGGATCAACCCCCTGATCCGGTTGAAAAGTTATTGCTTGGGCTTGCACAGAATTGGACCCCGGCACCTGTACCGGCCCAAAATACGGCTGATGTTGAGCTCATCGACAGCCTGCTTGTTTCCGTGATCGAGCGGTGGGGCGCGCTTGGTCAGACATCACCGGATGGGCTGCGCGATGCCTTTATCCGGCGCGATGCGATCCTGAGACGTCAGGAGAACGGCTGGCTTTTGCATGTTGAAAGCGGCCCGTTTGACATGCTGCTTGACCGTTTGCCCTGGAGTTTCGGAACTGTCGCCCTGCCGTGGATGCCGGAGCCCTGTACCGTGCATTGGAGAAACACCGATGCCTGA
- a CDS encoding ATP-binding protein: MPDANLSTVAKDAPVCDHARAISMELAWLAEVIEGRLQHFFAGDRAEFAFPAPPALPPASALGQLVDRTALTGNARLILALALAPHVHSAILDPFFVKNKPIDRVFSQFGGVISDNAFYPTAQTALFLVAGADSTARIQAMHYFDVDNPLRRYTGLELGAVTQTAFAATLQLPVHRVVALCEGSPPRPDFAPGFPAKRLETGLDWADLALPRDLHHNLGHIIAWLENRDRILGDWGLSRHFGEGFKALFYGPPGTGKTLTASLLGKRTGLDVYRVDLSMVVSKYIGETEKNLGVVFDMAAEREWILFFDEADALFGSRTATTSSNDRYANQEVSYLLQRIEDCRSLVILATNLRGNIDDAFFRRFQMALGFSRPDKEQRKQIWSGLLAHVPVAGDVDIDKIAQDHGLVGGSITNVVRHAAITALRRNSETVSKQDIQSAISSEMRKEGRTA, from the coding sequence ATGCCTGATGCAAACCTGAGCACCGTCGCCAAGGATGCGCCTGTCTGTGATCACGCGCGTGCGATCAGTATGGAACTTGCCTGGCTTGCAGAGGTGATCGAAGGACGCCTGCAACATTTTTTCGCTGGAGACCGTGCCGAATTTGCATTCCCCGCCCCGCCCGCGCTGCCTCCCGCCTCCGCTTTGGGGCAATTGGTGGATCGTACTGCTCTGACGGGTAACGCACGGCTGATCCTCGCACTTGCACTCGCGCCGCATGTCCACTCTGCGATCCTTGACCCCTTCTTTGTCAAAAATAAACCGATCGATCGGGTGTTCTCGCAATTTGGTGGCGTCATCAGCGACAACGCGTTTTATCCCACGGCTCAGACGGCGCTCTTTCTGGTGGCAGGCGCGGATTCTACTGCGCGTATCCAGGCAATGCATTATTTCGACGTGGATAATCCGCTGCGTCGATACACCGGGCTGGAGTTGGGCGCGGTGACGCAGACCGCCTTTGCCGCAACGCTGCAATTGCCTGTGCACCGGGTTGTGGCGCTCTGTGAAGGCTCCCCGCCCCGGCCGGATTTTGCGCCGGGCTTTCCCGCCAAGCGCCTTGAGACGGGGCTGGATTGGGCAGATCTCGCCTTGCCGCGTGATCTGCACCACAACCTTGGCCATATCATCGCCTGGCTCGAAAATCGTGATCGTATATTGGGCGACTGGGGGTTGTCGCGTCACTTCGGCGAGGGGTTCAAGGCCCTGTTTTATGGCCCGCCGGGTACGGGCAAAACGCTGACGGCGTCGCTTTTGGGCAAGCGTACGGGCTTGGATGTCTACCGTGTGGATTTGTCGATGGTGGTGTCCAAATATATCGGGGAAACCGAGAAAAACCTTGGTGTGGTCTTTGACATGGCTGCCGAGCGCGAATGGATTTTATTTTTCGACGAGGCGGATGCGTTATTTGGCAGTCGCACGGCCACGACCTCCTCCAATGACCGCTATGCCAATCAGGAAGTCTCCTATCTATTGCAACGCATCGAGGACTGCCGCAGCCTTGTAATCCTCGCGACCAACCTGCGTGGCAATATCGATGATGCGTTCTTTCGCCGGTTCCAGATGGCGCTGGGATTTTCGAGACCGGATAAAGAGCAGCGCAAACAGATATGGTCCGGCCTGCTGGCGCATGTGCCTGTGGCAGGCGATGTGGATATTGACAAGATCGCGCAGGATCACGGGCTTGTCGGTGGGTCGATCACGAATGTGGTGCGCCATGCCGCGATCACCGCGTTGCGGCGCAATTCCGAAACCGTATCCAAGCAAGATATTCAAAGCGCCATTTCCAGCGAAATGCGCAAAGAAGGACGTACCGCATGA